In a genomic window of Acropora muricata isolate sample 2 chromosome 2, ASM3666990v1, whole genome shotgun sequence:
- the LOC136909293 gene encoding uncharacterized protein, protein MADENTKVQLVESDIPGAELPKPAEFCTVAILKRWLSCRGAKVSGNRKDLIKRVNDYINNGLSNNLVDPDGGVNVQKKRLKLGLIQEVNPTCNAEFPADGFQVGISCVPRIGYNHIWKYLIEDVEFKKQLSVEKPIVKGYNFFKSGKVLGLYSKSENGLVYVKSQVQPSFSKGGSVYAVKIIIHANSEIQKAFCPCPAGDDGRCNHLAASLFAMEDIFNKTVNMEETDTDQLPCTSKPCTWNVPKKRKQEPSTIQGVNFQKHVYGKESKAPRAPTPPVAVSQSVNDFESIFEKIKNTETKTGKKIGLSYIIPHTLPEKELLPPSEPECSNRTPGKWEVVSPVKDAPLSISDIEQKALRAKKRLLDSVKDIEEIVEKTKGRYETRMWFDVRQPRITASKSKRCLLRATTSPTKAVSEVLYPKQVQTNAMKDGIESESSIIQTFEHETGNKVLKSGFFISDTHPFLGASPDGLVDEDKIVEVKKIVLKEGESLEDGMYRLGIYKRFEQQLVLNNNHKYYYQIQQQLFCAKRSICYFIVSSARGTHRDTVQFDSAFWENILPRLESFYFDHVFPELVYPRILTGESRWNKDLQFPRLA, encoded by the exons ATGGCAGACGAAAACACGAAAGTTCAGCTAGTTGAAAGCGATATTCCAGGTGCTGAGTTGCCTAAACCAGCAGAATTTTGTACTGTGGCTATATTGAAACGATGGCTGTCCTGCAGAGGTGCAAAAGTGTCCGGAAATCGGAAGGATTTGATCAAAAG AGTAAATGATTACATTAATAATGGGTTATCGAACAATTTGGTTGACCCTGATGGAGGAGTGAACGTGCAGAAAAAGCGCTTGAAACTTGGCCTGATTCAAGAAGTGAACCCAACATGCAATGCTGAATTTCCTGCCGATGGTTTTCAAGTAGGAATATCTTGTGTTCCCCGCATTGGTTACAATCACATATGGAAGTACTTAATCGAGGATGTGGAGTTTAAGAAACAGCTTTCTGTGGAAAAGCCTATCGTAAAAGGTTACAACTTTTTCAAGTCTGGCAAAGTGCTTGGATTGTACAGCAAATCTGAAAATGGCCTGGTTTACGTGAAAAGTCAAGTTCAGCCATCTTTTTCGAAAGGTGGATCAGTGTATGCTGTGAAAATCAtta tacatGCCAACTCGGAAATTCAGAAAGCATTCTGCCCTTGCCCAGCTGGAGATGATGGCCGTTGCAATCACCTTGCTGCCTCATTATTTGCAATGGAggatatttttaacaaaacagtGAACATGGAAGAAACAGACACTGACCAACTTCCTTGTACATCAAAGCCCTGCACATGGAATGTCCCTAAGAAGAGAAAGCAAGAGCCATCGACTATCCAAGGGGTGAATTTTCAAAAACATGTGTATGGGAAAGAAAGCAAAGCACCAAGAGCTCCTACTCCTCCTGTTGCTGTTTCCCAAAGTGTGAATGATTTTGAATCAAtttttgaaaagataaaaaacacAGAAACTAAAACAGGCAAAAAAATTGGACTCTCGTATATCATTCCACATACTCTTCCAGAGAAAGAATTATTGCCACCAAGTGAACCTGAATGTAGCAACAGGACACCTGGTAAATGGGAGGTTGTATCTCCTGTGAAGGATGCCCCACTTTCGATAAGTGATATTGAGCAGAAGGCACTGAGAGCCAAAAAGAGATTGCTTGACTCTGTTAAAGATATAGAAGAAATTGTTGAGAAGACAAAGGGTCGATATGAAACAAGAATGTGGTTTGATGTCCGCCAACCAAGGATAACTGCTTCAAAGAGTAAGAGGTGTCTATTAAGGGCAACAACAAGCCCAACAAAAGCTGTGTCAGAGGTTCTTTATCCCAAGCAAGTGCAGACCAATGCTATGAAGGATGGTATTGAATCAGAATCATCAATTATTCAAACATTTGAACATGAAACTGGCAACAAGGTACTTAAATCAGGATTTTTTATATCAGACACTCATCCATTTTTAGGGGCATCTCCTGATGGGCTTGTGGATGAGGACAAGATTGTTGAAGTTAAAaagattgttttgaaagaaGGAGAGTCACTTGAAGATGGAATGTACAGGCTAGGAATATACAAGAGATTTGAACAACAGCTAGTTCTCAACAACAATCACAAGTATTACTACCAAATACAGCAACAGCTGTTTTGTGCGAAGCGATCCATTTgctattttattgtttcaagtGCAAGAGGAACCCACAGAGACACTGTTCAGTTTGATTCTGCATTTTGGGAAAACATACTGCCAAGACTTGAAAGCTTTTACTTTGATCATGTTTTTCCTGAACTTGTGTATCCAAGAATTTTAACTGGGGAGTCACGATGGAACAAGGACCTTCAGTTTCCAAGGCTTGCATAA
- the LOC136892218 gene encoding uncharacterized protein encodes MKNASEATESDNEVDFGAVGGPVEPKAPEDYQEPDEEDDEDGLTPAILEARSENQITVDMWCKCGYCKTERLSNALEFRCCNEVKAAKAAIAKLTFEGIKGNCILQHTDFDALTNASVLEQVCPLMKDRKGRSYKFPSRGTRSAKNESCRATAYRFLVRWIFGPLGWNNSRPLPACVYHKIRQKFPTSSTRGYSSADQRQDDAR; translated from the exons ATGAAG AATGCGTCTGAGGCTACGGAGAGTGACAATGAAGTTGATTTCGGGGCAGTTGGCGGACCAGTCGAGCCGAAGGCCCCTGAAGACTATCAGGAACCggatgaagaagacgacgaAGACGGCTTGACTCCGGCCATATTAGAGGCTAGATCTGAAAATCAGATCACTGTAGATATGTG GTGTAAATGCGGATACTGTAAGACAGAGAGGCTGTCCAATGCGTTGGAGTTTCGATGCTGTAATGAAGTCAAGGCAGCCAAGGCAGCCATTGCCAAACTTACCTTTGAGGGAATCAAAGGGAATTGTATCCTCCAGCACACGGACTTCGATGCTTTAACAAACGCCTCTGTGCTGGAACAGGTTTGCCCTCTTATGAAAGACAGAAAGGGCCGCAGCTATAAATTTCCAAGCCGAGGAACTCGAAGTGCGAAGAATGA GAGCTGTCGTGCCACTGCATACCGCTTTCTAGTGCGATGGATATTTGGACCACTGGGATGGAATAACAGCAGACCGCTACCAGCCTGTGTGTATCACAAAATCAGGCAAAAGTTCCCGACTTCCTCCACCAGAGGTTACAGCTCTGCAGATCAAAGGCAAGATGATGCAAGATAG
- the LOC136908884 gene encoding nucleoprotein TPR-like — MIAYKKPLVKRVIIITTYLANNMSQRILKCTVCGGDHSIFHCENRCGVCHGDRTQCSCNERPPQKRKKTSKSTASSQQPAGTSLHDLKRKYESLQKDYKRVGEAFQNQQEQNQELTALLEEREKEAEELANLVRNKDEVVKNLERRLLNAKKVIAELRAEVQRRDLPAPQEDPPASQQQHQQTADIRVSTHSLATIHERYEQVLQTMKENRCSMACAFRLAGCPRSTLRDFVAIAELKKVDSRELDLVLRDQEVTSVRDLEVVCRKRLRRYIPVMNNMRREGQLLPMKFEARFYE; from the coding sequence ATGATAGCGTATAAAAAGCCTTTAGTTAAGAGAGTTATTATCATTACGACGTACCTCGCAAACAACATGTCTCAGAGAATCTTGAAGTGCACAGTGTGCGGCGGCGACCACTCTATTTTTCACTGCGAGAATAGGTGTGGCGTCTGCCACGGCGACAGAACACAATGTTCGTGTAATGAACGCCCgcctcagaaaagaaaaaagacgtcAAAGTCAACAGCCTCCAGTCAACAGCCTGCAGGTACGTCGCTCCACGATCTAAAGAGAAAGTATGAGTCACTGCAAAAGGACTACAAAAGAGTGGGTGAGGCCTTCCAGAACCAGCAGGAACAGAATCAGGAGCTAACGGCGTTGCTAGAGGAACGCGAGAAAGAGGCTGAAGAGCTGGCCAACCTTGTGCGGAACAAGGACGAGGTCGTCAAAAACCTCGAGAGGCGCCTCTTAAACGCAAAGAAGGTCATCGCAGAACTCCGAGCGGAGGTGCAACGCAGAGACCTACCCGCGCCACAAGAAGACCCACCAGCATCACAACAGCAACACCAGCAGACGGCAGACATTCGCGTCAGCACCCACAGCCTGGCCACCATACACGAACGATATGAACAGGTTCTCCAGACTATGAAAGAGAACAGATGCAGCATGGCCTGTGCCTTTCGTCTTGCAGGCTGTCCTCGGAGCACACTACGAGACTTCGTGGCGATAGCCGAATTAAAAAAGGTCGACTCGAGGGAATTGGACCTCGTCCTCCGCGATCAAGAAGTGACATCGGTGCGAGATCTGGAGGTTGTCTGCCGCAAAAGACTTCGGCGCTACATCCCGGTCATGAACAACATGAGGAGAGAGGGGCAGCTGTTGCCAATGAAGTTCGAGGCACGATTTTACGAGTGA